The sequence below is a genomic window from Lolium perenne isolate Kyuss_39 chromosome 4, Kyuss_2.0, whole genome shotgun sequence.
ATTTGAGTTCTATAAAAAAGAGTCCGACACAtgttgtttgatttgtaggatcaTATCATATAGAAACTAATTCTAtagaaatcttgtagtgtaaattttataaaaaaaacttgaggtcatacctcatgaaaaaatttctttacTATAATCAAATACACTTCATCTTCTCATAGGATTCAAGTAACTGTGACAATTCTATCCTATTCATATTCCTATAACTTTCTATGAATTGAAGGAGCCATTTGGCCATTTTTCTTCGCACAACAACATAGATCTCCCGCTCCTGAGGACATTTTGCAATGTATACCTAGCCTTCTTCAATTACAGTACTCCCAGCTTTAAGATGCCACGTGTCTTTCACCAATCTCTAAGCATTCTTTCTTTCCTAGTCCGTTCACTTTTCCAGTTTAGCATGtctaagagcatcttcactcgtgcccccgtcgaggcccccgccgagcgttttttccatccggacggcgtaattcggcccagtcgcgcccccggttcctcgttttcgtccggatttggccattcatccatccggcgagcacacgccacccccggccccccggggagcgctcggggactccgaacgagtgaaaagcggggaagggcccgatctgtcggtgactcgacgcacgaaccccaccgccacgtcgctcaaaatctcccccacccctcgtatctctctcgccgccggcaccaccccgccggcttgttgcccagattccgccgcccctccttccccacctgcctatattccgccgtctttggacAACGGCCTATCtagctgctcttccgccggcctgtttttcggcctgcttgctcctcgtcgctcgcggctcgggttgcctcgaccacgcccgtcaggtgttcgtccatttgcctcgccggccatggactcggacgaagaggaggagcagatgttcgtcgagcttatgcaagaagagatggcagcagccgcccaagacgacgagcacatgatgatccttggttgcttggcaagcatgtacgccggactggcaattggtcgacgtggtgggtcggcacgaggtcgccggaagtgcaagccgagacagcgaatggagggctactgcatgttgtacgccgactacttcgtcgacaatccattgcacggtgagagtgttttccggcgtcgtttcaggatgagcagaaagcaattttcgtgaaattgtgtgcttcatttgtttcagcacttgttaaacattgtacggcatcgtttcaggatgagcagaaagcaattttcgtgaaattgtgtgcttcatttgtttcagcacttgttaaacattgtactgattatcgccgaatttgtttcagcaattttcgtactcttgtttgccgaacttgttaaattttatgttgaatttgtttgaaatatgtcaaatggtcgaggttgggggtttcctgccggggggacggctggaacttcggtgctccccacgccaaatcttcatccaatccggatGAAAATTTCgctggatttgggcgtggggagcgccaacgagtggggatgctctaaaggCATGACGGCCGTGGCAACCCCACTGAATCACCGTAGGACAAACAAACTGGGTAGAAATTAGATGCGGATCCATCCGACCAAACCTGACAGACAAAGTGCAATATAACGAGCTAAAATATTGTTGGCTCGATTTGGACAACACGCCAAGACTGAAATCATCACAATTAGACAAATAAATCTGCAAACATATCAGCTGAATATTTCTCCAAGCATGCAGCCCATATCCTTAAGAACCAATCTAAATCTACACCTAGGCTTACCTTTTTGAAAAGGTGCAGCAATAAAGAAGTTTATGCTTACAGATTTGAATAGACCTGATTTTCCCATTTCAGGAACCTGATATCTGAACCTATAGGTTGGAACAAGATGCACAAACATCTATCGATCACATGATCCCCTTGGAGGATTGTGAATCACCGGCTTCCGGAGTaaccaaaaacataggattgactgTTTTTCTGACGTTTTTGCTGAGGAGGGGCTTCCGACACATCCTCACCACCATTTTCTTCCCCACTGCCTCTGGCACTCTCATCTCTCGCAACACCGATTTCTCTATTGCTGCAATCCACGTCCTCACCACCTCCACCGCTACCTGGTTCATCAGCGACTTGCGCTTCAGCAGCGAGTAGTGCATAAGCCTGTTCAATATCCAGGAGGGTCATGTAGCCATGGAAAGTAGTTTCTCCATGGGCGACTCGTGCCTCCTTCAGCTTCTGAACTTTGGTCTGGCCATACTTGAGCAGAGACTGACGGTTGGCCTCCTGGGTGCAGAACTCAAAGAGGTGATGCTGTTGTATTTCTGGCCCAAACCTCTCGACAATGTTTGAAGCCCCACGGTTCATATACTGTGACTCCTTCTGACAGTGGGCAAGATAGGCGCTCCAGCACTGCCCGCGAAGCTCATGGGTACTCAGGGGCACATAGGAGGAAGACACAGGGTAACCCACCTTTGCAGATTCAACGCTAGCCTCAAAGGATGCACGGGCCTCATCGATCATCGCCTGATAATGGGCAATCTTGGCATCTCTTTCACCCTGTAGTTTGCTTATCTCACGTGAGCATTCATCATTCTCAGCTTGGAACAGGCATAGGAGGGCCGTTTGCTCAGGCTCGAAGACACCCTTCCCGGATTTGGCTAACTTGACGTGCTGCTGTACAGACTGCAGACTATGCTTGCCTGTGGTGGTTGTTAGCCACCGCTCGAACCTGAACAGGTCCTTGATGGTCAGCACCTGAGCCGACATGACACCTCCGGAATTGTGAGCCCTGGACCACAGGTCACCAAAGAGGCCCTGTTGAAGGTGGGGCTTCACGGTGTTCATCACTTTCTCCAGATCGGCCATGGTGCTGTTGGAGTTGATGAGATCATCATAGCTGCAGCTTCTAAGTACCAGGTTACAATCCCCAAAGGTTAACATGAGATCAGCTACCCTCTCAGCGTCAGGATTTCTCTCTGTGTACTCCTGATGGAAGTGGCTCAGAGGATCAACTGGCATTTCTGTGCAATCAGGAGAGCCGGCGGTTTCGTCAAAACAGATTAATGGCACTTCCTCTGTAGCATGGTTTTCTAGATCCTTTTCTCCAAGTGCAGTTGTCATCTCCGCGTTCTTCCTAACAGCATCGTCAGCTTGCTCCTGATTAATTTTCTCACATAGTGTCCTGATCGAGCCCTTTGTAACGGGCCCGTTGTCCTTTCTTCCAAAGAATGCAGCAATTGTGTTGTACACACCCAAATCAACATTGTTATTCCTCAACTTGCGGACCAAGTCCCTGGTGTACTTATCTATATGCTTATGAGATGGAGAACTCAACTTGTCTGAACACGACCTGGAAAGAGGATGATTATGTGTTTCCTTGTGGTGTGCCACATACCATCCCTTGTCAGCGGATCTCAGCAGCCTAATTTGTGCTGTACAGTTGCATCTGACCGATTTGCTGCTattcttcatgttatcctttggttTACCCTGCAAGTCAACAGAACTACCGCATAAATTTTCAGGACTGACCGCCACAGAAAGGTAACCAATAAAGTAGAGGGTTTTCTTACCGAACGGCCGCAAACAATTTCCTGCATACATTTACTTCTCATCGCATTCAACCTGCTCTTGCCATACCTAACACCGAAACCCATTTCCCAGGAATGGATGTTATAAAAATCATACGCCTCCACAAGCGAATCGAATATGGTCCCAACTGCTGGATGAACAACAGCATCAGTTTGCCTCTCTGCGAAGCCAGTCAACGCCTTCTCCAGCGCGCTGACATGATCAGCCGGCGTCTCCCGTTCATCTGGGACACGACCAAGCCTCACCCTGCGCCCAGCAAGAAGCAACAGTCATGGATTTGTTGTACATTGACACGGTGGAAAGCAGTTGGTCCTCGCAATGCGACATAATCCTAGATCTATGGTAGGATAGCGTTGTTTCAATTTCAAGCAATGGAACTGTGGATGGCCAATTCGGATGAATCATGAGAGGTCTGTGCTGATTGACTAGCCTAATTACTTAAGCTTTACTACTTCCGGTAACTAGACTAAAGAATACAGAAAGGAAATTGGACATGTTCCGAGATCGGTAGTactgaacaatttcatgactgtaCAGTATGCTGAAGGTCAACCACGGCATACCTGCGAGTCCAGCCTCCAGCAGCTCCATTGCCTGCATCTGCAGGCGTGGGTTGGGCAGCCCCGTTGTTGTTGACCGCCTCCGAATTCACacgattttcagaggtagatggtGCATCGATACCGCTGGTAGAGGCACCCTGCTGCGCGGAGCTATTCCCAGCCTCCCGCAGATCCACACGATTTTCCGGGACAACTATTGCTGCGTCAGGTCTCAACTCAACAGTTGGGGCTCGATTCTCTGGGTCCTGCTGCCGGCTGCGCTCCGCCGGCGGATCCGGTCGACCGAAAGCTCGGCTGACCACACTAATGGCGAAATTGTCACCCGGGAAAGCCCTCCTCACTGCCTCCATGGGATCTTCCACGGGGAGGCCCGACCTGCGCCGAAACACGGAATAAGAACAAGAAAGAGAGGACAGGGGCAACGGAATTAATCGGGTCAGTGTGTGCAAACCTCTGTTCCTCTTCGGCGTGCACCTCCATTGCCGTAGCTCGATGGGGCTCTGGGAGATGTGGCAGGCGGAGGGAGGGGGCGTGTGGGGCAATTGAGCAGTTATTGCGGCGGGCGAGGGTGTGGGTATGGACCTCGCCTCGGGAGGAGGCGGCTTCTGCCGGTCAGTCAGCCACGAGCTGCTGCGCCGCCGTCAAGGGGCGACCCGAGGTAGAAGTTGGCGCGAGCGAGTGACACTGACTGCGAGCGCcggcggctccgacgaggtttcCGGCGTCGGCAGGCGGGGGGGCGACAGTCTGGGCCTTTGGGGGTCAGTTGAGTTCATCCCGGAGGAGGAAGACAAAGATCGATGGCTAGTTTGGGCTTGAAAGATAGCTTACGTTACGCGGGCCAGAACACCAGTCCACAGGCCAGATATCAACGACCAACGGCCACGGCCCATGTACTATTCAGAAACTCAAAAAACAAAAATCAAATGTCCAGAATTTGATAAGCTTGACAATACCATTTCAACAAATTAAATTTATGAACAAACAAATACATCACACAGATATCTTCGTTATTATATATCGATGAAAGAGGAGAGAAGTATATGATAGACTGTACAAATAGAAAATATTTCAAGAAAAAGAGGCCACCACATATCCATTAAATGGATAAATAAATAAATTTTTGCCTAATAAAGATGATGACAGAGCTATAAAAAATCGTGATAAAAATATTTCTTGCCTAATAAACATGATGACCGAGCTAAAAATGCTAAAAAAATAGTTTTTACCCAATCATTTTAAAGGATGTCTACTAAGAATGGTTGTGTGAAATTAGTCCACATACAAACCTTCTTCCAGCGGCGGGTAAACTCCGAGCAAAAAACTAAGCACAAAAAAaaaccccggaaccggtaccatgaggattacaACGATCCcgggaaatccgcacgatatcgattcagagacgccctccgacacgacgtgcgcgacgaatcacacacgtgatgccagaggaattaatacgagcggtaacattacaacaagattacaataaagcccacaagaaacatatattacaacaacgctgacgagtcaagatacaaatattgaaatatacaatacaaagatccaagtcatacagaagatcaaatatgtccgagtacggacaagatacaaattagactaagagtcctgaagataaccaataACGTCCATAACActagcccaggccaagccggaagggtaatcttgctaacgtcgtcatctcgtacatgtcgaagtcgggccatcggttgccgacaaaaggaggaaacaaaagagaaagaaaaaggcgagggtaagtaccaaggaacgaactccggcatgtacttagcgagactataaatggctatgctcgccaggCGAATATATCGCCGGGGCTATATGGTGGGTTTGGCGACAGCAAAACTATaagcaatagagacacgctaaaacatccgtctaatcagagaTGATAAGAGAGCGCATAGGGTATCAGCTAAATACTACataaacataacccagccaattacacatatccccttcaacaaagcgaaaaagcaatgtaaaaggcactcaacgcttCACAAGTTTTATTAGATATTGGTTGTAGTAAtgatatattactacgcaagttattagcaaattattatcaACAAGAtagaggtgtaagttgttctatgatcaagccatacaatttcaagtcgtccataaccgtggacacggctgatcgataagatgtacatctgcaagggttgcccaaatgtaaccatacgcatgctcgaacccacttactacaggtggagtctcacaacaagaccgttcctaatgcaagagaaagtttaataggagtcacccaactaagctacccgtgacgaagttcggccgtactccgatacggacccagaggttgtgATGGCGTCCAAGACAGGCACTAACGACCGACCAAGAATAAGTCGGCACGCAATATGAGTacaatacagaatataaacacccgaaggcaacaggaagtaaatcgtgcatcgtgcatatgagcaaataaaaccaaggttgtggctcccaataaacagactcgaggaaaggtagtgggtgatgggggtcccactcccccacgtatgggtagagcgctcaatctcggaacagataacaagaactcgggtcctaggggacattagcgagacaaagatctgatgctttcgcaaaggggctcacagatgcctctgcttacaattttagttgttaagaataaagtaaagcatgagtatctccaacaactgatatagcatgtgataacctcccaacaacccaacatatcctgataacagatcgagataaacaacagagactaaacacgcctacgactcgcaaggctcaaacatcaagcaacggctatgggtaaggaatgatacatataggattattatggtaaataagtggaataggacacgtgactcgataaagaatcgcaacataaggatagcagtgaGAGGGAGAGCAAAatataaaataggtgaagagggagggctcgcctgtgaaaagttcCAGaaaaacttgtcgtatctcacaacaccacttcgtgatcataTCCGTGAAGAAGTAAATGCTGGAACATACAATGTAtgtaagtcttactactacgaataaagaaccggcatgatcaagatgatatgcatgacatggcacatATGATGCTATGCACTTATCTaatttaagcggagtcggaaccccggacaatcaaattaggttggagttgcattttctaccgacaaagttaagtgttgattagcattgcATATCATGGAAAGGGTGCGCTACTTCCaatttaaacggagcggggaaaaccatagttggaaatccaaaatgctccgcatatatgtgaggtgaacatgcataactatcatcgtgcgacatgatgcgagatgcaaacaggtatatggatatcatattcatgttcagcatatttttttgatcaattttcatatataacacttttaatTTCGAGTTAGCATTTAAAAGATATGAATTATACAAGATATAACACATTCTCTGAAATTTCTGGAAAATAGAGAAAGAGTAATAAAAAGCTCTTCCAATACTACAAAAAATTGGTATGATTGTTTCGAATCCAGCTTAAGCGGTTTAAGAACATAAATAAGAGACAATTAAAAGTAGAAATAGTAATACGAGGATACAAAATACAACCTCGGTTCTAACATATAAGATTATTATAGAAAACTAAACTTTCCTTCCAAAAAGACTTATATTTTGGAAAAGATGTAATAATACCAGATCAATGGTTTAGTTCCGTCTAGAAACATCTTAAATGTTCGGATCCAAGTCCACGGTATGTATCCTAACTCCTAAGAATGGGATCCAAAacaataagagcatctccatcgaCGTCTTCTAAATAGATATCGGCACTGTCATATGGAGGACGCTAGAACATCATCCTTCATTTGGAGATGGGCGTTTCCACATTGACTCCCCCATACGGCAAccccaaaaaaaaatcaaatgtaAAAACATTTAAAAAACGGAATTCATACGAATTTAGACTAGTTTTATACAAAAGTGAGTCGAATTTAAACTTAATGAAACTTGAACTTCAAATTAGACCGAAACCTAATCTACTCGCTATCGGTTGGGGCGTCCGATGGGTCTGCCTCGTCGTTTTTCCCCTTTGTCGCATGCGTCCATGCCCGCCTCTCCGCCCTTGCTTCgggcatctggcggtggagcatggccgcGGGCGATGCTGGAGCTTGCCGGCAGTGCTGCCCCTCAGAAACGCAAGCCACTGGCGAGACTCCTCGTTATGGGCGAGCCTCGCTTGCTCGCGGGTGGCCGCCTCGGCCTGGCGCCGAGCGTTGagctctgatgtctacgcacactccttttcctgtagacagtgttgggcctccaagagcagaggtttgtagaacagcagcaagttttcccttaagtggatcacccaaggtttatcgaactcagggaggaagaggtcaaagatatccctctcaagcaacccttgcaatcacgatacaagaagtctcttgtgtccccaacacacctaatacacttgtcagatgtataggtgcactagttcggcgaagagatagtgaaatacaagtggtatgaatgaatatgagcagtagtaacggcgccagaaaatagcttgctgacgtgcagttgatggtagtaatattgcaggaagtaaagatgcagtaaaacagtaaataagcgatgattgcagtatttggaaacaagacctagggatcatactttcactagtggacactctcaacattgcaatcataaaggaatataaataagcacttcactatgctactctgaattactctttggcaagataacgaacactaattcatcatgtaggcaaaccttaaagatgtattcccaagtactaataaacaccccacgatgtcactgtgagcattcataggaggtactaacacaccacaatttcatagagacatccaactcaaatcataactcagtgaataagtattctgtgaaatatagcctaagagacccacacggtgcacacactgtcacctttacacacgtgggataaggagtctccggagatcacataagtaaaatccacttgaatagcataacgacatctagattacaaactcatcatatggatctcaatcatgtaaggcagctcatgagatcattgtattgaagtacatgggaagagagattaaccacatagctaccggtacagcccttagcctcgatggagaactgctccctcctcatggaagacagcatcgttgatgaagatggcggtggtgtcgatggagatgccttccgggggcacttccccgtcccggcagcttgccggaacagagacttctgtcccccagatcttggcttcgcgattgcggcggctctggaaggtttctcgtaccgtggctttttcgtctcgaagatttaggtcagggagctttaaataggcgaagagtcagagtcggaagtgccacgggggacccacacagtagggggcgccccccctctggccgcgccgccatggcgtgtggggcccctgggcctcccctctggtccctctccggtgttctggaagcttcgtggaattataagatcgtgggcattgatttcgtccaattccgagaatatttccttactaggatttctgaaaccaaaaacagcagaaaacaggaactggcacttcggcatctcgtcaataggttagttccggaaaatgcataataatgacatataatgtgtataaaacatgtgagtatcatcataaaagtagcatggaacataagaaattatagatacgtttgagacgtatcaagctcaAGGAGCTTTTGTCGCTCGGCCGCCATGAGGAGACGTCCCGCCTCCTCCCTGGTCGCCCGCTGGCGCAAAATCTCGGCGGCGTGGTCGAAGTTGGCGTCATTGAAGAACTCCTGGTCTTTCTCCTTCAGCCTCCGGAAGTGCTGCTTGTTGAAGGAGGCTAGGATTGCCACTTGCTCCGGGTCACCAGGGACCTGCTGCTGCTCGCTCCACTGTgccacctcctccgccgcctcagcTTAAGTGTCTGCTATGTACGCTTCATTCCACTCGTCGAACTGGGAGTCGCCAAAGTCATCGGAGTTGAAGTCGATCTCAGCGTCGGGATGTGGCTGCGGTGGTGGTTGCGACGCTGATGGTGGCGTGCGACCGTTACGGCCAAGCATCGAATAGATCGTATGCAGCCGCCGTGACATTGTTCTGCAGAGGAATGCGGGGTGGTGGATAGGAGAGAATAACGCGGCAGCGGTGGAGAGTACAAGGAATAGCACTGTGGAAGGCGTACTAATAAGCGGTGCCAACTGGCCGCACAGCAGCCGAGGCATCGCATTTACGGCGGTGTCTGCGCATGGACCGGTGGTTTCATCAGCGGTCGGCCGCACAACAGCCGAGGCGTCGCATTTATGATACCGCCGGCCATTGAGTCGCTGCCAAGGCGGCTCCATCCGCGAAATCTGATGTGCCGCGAGACGCCGACGAGCCCGATTTGCACCCTTCGTGAAGGGGTCGGCAATGGGGTTGCCGGCGCTTTTATTGGGCTCGAAACCGCGTCAACACTTTTTTGAACGAGCTGGTGTGAGCACAAAAACCACGCAGACCCAAAAATAGCAATCGGGGCTGCTATCGGGGctgtcggtggagatgctctaacatccCAACAGTGTTATTGGTATTGGTAACATGGTACAGAGTATGAAAAGTTGCTACTTGTGGAAGGTGCAGTTGTGGGGAGTTGATTCAGTTTGGGGAGCTTCTTCAGTTTAAGGATTTACATTTGATGATTGACTGGATTAGTTTtcaaattgatggataaaattacttCTTGTTTTGTTTCTAAATAATGAAGTTGATTACAAACATATTTTAATCAACGCATAAGTCCAGTTTACAACTAT
It includes:
- the LOC127292590 gene encoding uncharacterized protein, which codes for MEVHAEEEQRSGLPVEDPMEAVRRAFPGDNFAISVVSRAFGRPDPPAERSRQQDPENRAPTVELRPDAAIVVPENRVDLREAGNSSAQQGASTSGIDAPSTSENRVNSEAVNNNGAAQPTPADAGNGAAGGWTRRVRLGRVPDERETPADHVSALEKALTGFAERQTDAVVHPAVGTIFDSLVEAYDFYNIHSWEMGFGVRYGKSRLNAMRSKCMQEIVCGRSGKPKDNMKNSSKSVRCNCTAQIRLLRSADKGWYVAHHKETHNHPLSRSCSDKLSSPSHKHIDKYTRDLVRKLRNNNVDLGVYNTIAAFFGRKDNGPVTKGSIRTLCEKINQEQADDAVRKNAEMTTALGEKDLENHATEEVPLICFDETAGSPDCTEMPVDPLSHFHQEYTERNPDAERVADLMLTFGDCNLVLRSCSYDDLINSNSTMADLEKVMNTVKPHLQQGLFGDLWSRAHNSGGVMSAQVLTIKDLFRFERWLTTTTGKHSLQSVQQHVKLAKSGKGVFEPEQTALLCLFQAENDECSREISKLQGERDAKIAHYQAMIDEARASFEASVESAKVGYPVSSSYVPLSTHELRGQCWSAYLAHCQKESQYMNRGASNIVERFGPEIQQHHLFEFCTQEANRQSLLKYGQTKVQKLKEARVAHGETTFHGYMTLLDIEQAYALLAAEAQVADEPGSGGGGEDVDCSNREIGVARDESARGSGEENGGEDVSEAPPQQKRQKNSQSYVFGYSGSR